In Gemmata obscuriglobus, a single genomic region encodes these proteins:
- a CDS encoding response regulator, with the protein MLKPILLVEDNPKDLELTLLALARSNLANEVIAVRDGEECLDYLLLRGPYANRPKGNPAVVLLDLKLPKVDGLQVLEEVKKDPGLQGVPVVMLTTSREEQDLLRSYKLGVNAYVVKPVAFKEFMHAIEELGIFWAVLNEPPPGSLKPGRSAPAGE; encoded by the coding sequence GTGCTGAAGCCGATCTTGCTCGTCGAGGACAACCCCAAGGATCTGGAGCTGACCCTTCTCGCCCTGGCCCGGAGCAACCTCGCCAACGAGGTGATCGCGGTCCGAGACGGCGAGGAGTGCCTCGACTACCTTTTGCTCCGCGGCCCCTACGCGAACCGGCCGAAGGGCAACCCCGCGGTCGTGCTGCTCGATTTGAAGCTGCCCAAGGTGGACGGGCTCCAGGTGCTCGAAGAGGTCAAGAAGGACCCGGGCCTCCAGGGCGTGCCCGTGGTGATGCTGACCACGTCCCGCGAGGAGCAGGACCTGCTCCGCAGCTACAAGCTCGGCGTGAACGCGTACGTGGTGAAACCGGTCGCGTTCAAAGAGTTCATGCACGCGATCGAGGAACTAGGGATCTTCTGGGCGGTACTCAACGAGCCGCCCCCGGGGAGCCTGAAGCCCGGGCGCTCCGCGCCCGCGGGTGAGTGA
- a CDS encoding ATP-binding protein — MARHEGRHVNTHPEPDLNSCDREPIHTPGSIQPHGALLVLSGTSLNILQVSANAPRFFGRPIPELLGSDLRSVLGPEQFEPLGDLGARLPANGEPVLLRAVRIGNGPALNAIGHRVGRVVVLELEPGADAPGPPGGLHPVIAGFIAKVQTAPNAADLAQLAAVEVRAVTGFDRALVYRFEPDGTGVVVGEDGNGRLPSYRDHRFPASDIPKQARDLYRRNRLRLIPDVDYAPAELIPALNPVSGGPVDLSHAALRSVSPVHVEYMRNMGTAASMSVSVLRDGALWGLISCHHHAPKVVPFEARTTCDLLAQVLALQVAAREHAADYERRVEIQSVLTRLLAHMARADDYVSGLLAHPADLLGFVRAAGAAVVSDGRTGLVGRTPGEEQVRKLAAWLFREQKREVYHTDALSAAFPPAREYAADASGLLAVSVSKLHPTAVLWFRPEVIETVQWGGDPRKAVEPTTGRLHPRKSFETWSQTVRDKAVPWLPSEVAGAGELRNAVLGIVLRKAEEMAALNVELQRSNRELEAFSYSVSHDLRAPLRHIVGYAELLKEVARDKLAAGELKYCDTIIESSEYAGKLVDNLLAYSRMGRATLDRTTVDLNVLVREVRAEVMATAPGRQVRWEVGPLPTVEGDLMMLRLAVQNLLSNAVKYTKPRREAVIEIGCQTDAGAHTLHVRDNGVGFDMRYRDKLFGVFQRLHRWEDFEGTGIGLANVRRIVERHGGRAWAEGEVDRGATFYLTLPAPNNDEER, encoded by the coding sequence ATGGCTCGTCACGAGGGCCGCCACGTGAACACGCACCCCGAACCGGACTTGAACTCGTGTGACCGAGAGCCGATCCACACCCCCGGCAGCATTCAGCCCCACGGCGCCCTGCTGGTCCTGTCCGGTACGTCCTTAAACATATTGCAGGTGAGCGCCAACGCGCCCCGCTTTTTCGGACGTCCGATCCCCGAGCTGTTGGGCTCGGACCTCAGGTCCGTTTTGGGGCCGGAGCAGTTCGAGCCGCTCGGCGACCTCGGCGCGCGGCTCCCGGCGAACGGCGAGCCGGTGCTGTTACGAGCGGTGCGCATCGGAAACGGACCGGCCCTGAACGCGATCGGGCACCGGGTCGGTCGCGTGGTCGTACTCGAACTCGAGCCCGGGGCGGACGCCCCCGGCCCCCCGGGCGGGTTGCACCCGGTGATCGCGGGCTTCATCGCCAAGGTGCAGACCGCTCCGAACGCCGCCGACCTCGCGCAGCTTGCAGCGGTCGAGGTGCGGGCCGTGACCGGGTTCGACCGTGCGCTGGTGTACCGGTTCGAGCCCGACGGCACCGGCGTTGTGGTGGGCGAGGACGGTAACGGGCGTCTACCATCGTATCGGGACCACCGGTTCCCGGCGTCCGATATTCCGAAGCAAGCGCGCGACCTGTACCGACGGAACCGGCTGCGGCTCATTCCCGATGTGGACTACGCGCCGGCGGAGCTGATCCCGGCACTCAACCCGGTGTCGGGAGGGCCGGTCGACCTGTCGCACGCCGCGCTCCGGAGCGTGTCGCCGGTCCACGTCGAGTACATGCGCAACATGGGCACCGCCGCGTCCATGTCCGTGTCGGTTCTGAGGGACGGGGCGCTGTGGGGGCTGATCTCGTGCCACCACCACGCGCCCAAGGTCGTGCCGTTCGAAGCGCGCACCACGTGCGACCTGCTGGCGCAGGTGCTTGCCCTGCAGGTGGCCGCCCGCGAGCACGCCGCCGACTACGAGCGGCGCGTGGAGATCCAGTCGGTCCTGACGCGGCTGCTGGCGCACATGGCCCGCGCCGACGACTACGTCAGCGGGCTGCTCGCTCACCCCGCCGACCTGCTCGGCTTCGTTCGCGCCGCCGGGGCCGCGGTCGTCTCCGACGGGCGCACCGGGCTGGTCGGCCGCACGCCGGGCGAAGAGCAGGTGCGAAAGCTGGCCGCCTGGCTGTTCCGTGAGCAGAAGAGGGAAGTGTACCACACCGACGCGCTGTCGGCCGCGTTCCCGCCGGCGCGGGAGTACGCCGCGGACGCCAGCGGGCTGCTCGCGGTGTCGGTGTCGAAGCTCCACCCCACCGCCGTGCTGTGGTTCAGGCCGGAGGTGATCGAGACCGTCCAGTGGGGCGGGGACCCGCGGAAGGCGGTCGAACCGACGACCGGCCGGTTGCACCCGCGGAAGTCGTTCGAGACCTGGTCCCAGACGGTGCGCGACAAAGCAGTACCGTGGCTCCCGAGCGAGGTCGCGGGCGCGGGCGAGCTCCGCAACGCGGTCCTGGGTATCGTGCTGCGGAAGGCGGAAGAGATGGCCGCGCTGAACGTCGAGCTGCAGCGCAGCAACCGCGAGCTGGAGGCGTTCTCGTACTCGGTGAGCCACGACCTGCGCGCCCCGCTGCGGCACATCGTCGGGTACGCCGAGTTGCTCAAAGAGGTGGCCCGGGACAAGCTCGCTGCCGGCGAGCTGAAGTACTGCGACACCATCATCGAGTCGAGCGAGTACGCCGGGAAGCTGGTGGACAACCTGCTGGCGTACTCGCGCATGGGCCGCGCCACGCTCGACCGCACAACGGTCGACCTGAACGTCCTGGTGCGCGAGGTCCGGGCGGAGGTGATGGCGACCGCGCCCGGCCGCCAGGTGCGGTGGGAGGTCGGCCCCCTGCCCACCGTCGAGGGGGACCTGATGATGCTCCGGCTGGCAGTTCAAAACCTGCTCTCGAACGCGGTAAAATACACCAAGCCCCGGCGCGAGGCCGTGATCGAGATCGGGTGCCAGACGGACGCCGGGGCGCACACCCTCCACGTCCGCGATAACGGGGTCGGGTTCGACATGCGGTACCGGGACAAGCTGTTCGGGGTGTTCCAGCGGCTGCACCGGTGGGAGGACTTCGAGGGCACCGGCATCGGGCTGGCGAACGTGCGGCGGATCGTCGAGCGGCACGGCGGGCGGGCCTGGGCCGAGGGCGAGGTCGACCGCGGGGCGACGTTCTACTTGACCCTGCCCGCACCGAACAATGACGAGGAGAGGTAA
- a CDS encoding biliverdin-producing heme oxygenase, producing the protein MILDRLKETTAEQHARLERRVDLGARLRGPSEYAELLGHFYGFYRPLEAALSAVSGYESVGLAFMERCKIPHLASDLSVLGRSPAHVPLDAAPPIGSLGAALGRMYVLEGATLGGRVVCRMVREALGYTPDRGCRFFNSYGDRVGPMWTAFRAALVRFATTPEAETEVVNAAGDTFDRFDRWLVTRAAT; encoded by the coding sequence ATGATTCTCGACCGCCTCAAGGAAACGACTGCGGAACAGCACGCTCGCCTTGAGCGGCGCGTGGACTTGGGCGCTCGGCTCCGCGGCCCCTCGGAGTACGCCGAGCTACTCGGGCATTTTTACGGGTTCTATCGGCCGCTGGAAGCAGCCCTGTCAGCCGTCAGCGGGTACGAGTCGGTCGGGCTCGCATTCATGGAGCGGTGCAAGATCCCACACCTTGCCAGCGACCTCTCGGTGCTGGGGCGCTCTCCCGCACACGTACCACTGGACGCCGCCCCTCCAATCGGTTCGCTCGGAGCAGCACTCGGACGGATGTACGTTCTGGAAGGGGCCACGCTCGGCGGTCGCGTCGTGTGCCGGATGGTGCGCGAAGCCCTGGGCTACACCCCGGACCGCGGGTGCCGGTTCTTCAACAGCTACGGCGACCGCGTTGGCCCGATGTGGACCGCCTTCCGGGCCGCCCTGGTGCGGTTCGCAACGACACCCGAGGCCGAAACCGAGGTGGTTAACGCGGCGGGCGACACGTTCGATCGGTTCGACCGATGGCTCGTCACGAGGGCCGCCACGTGA